In a single window of the Debaryomyces hansenii CBS767 chromosome A complete sequence genome:
- a CDS encoding DEHA2A07392p (similar to uniprot|Q04697 Saccharomyces cerevisiae YML048w EFF2 involved in glucose repression), giving the protein MSDEKILNDVSESEDTGYLESYIRFNDDLEKDYCFQIKVDKRYRDLLEIFKSLPIALRPNVFHYSKPIGFQVSTCPGYLTEDGSLLFSYETGMEKFLKKVSFDDKIADTIWPGQLILPVWEFNSFAFYSFITLLVCWLYTDLPDFISPTPGICLTNHMTRGASYLATYFGQHKLAHALIVDIEDPVGIIGQCLFFVFHLIKVLVIFLLFHLGTFNPIRMNRFSGTKVPTDISREQLIELGWTGSRRATPDEYKEYYRDYKIKEHGGMVQAHQAGVFDTLKNLGIYLGEGEGFNTPMDSKSTMADLCDEENDKFTLSYDYLAQLGAFFASYIEKEGVDLADTIKQFRRFGLLHCTDSVKKAVQQRKIFGDSKINK; this is encoded by the coding sequence ATGTCAGATGAAAAGATATTAAACGATGTGTCAGAATCAGAAGACACAGGCTACTTAGAATCGTATATCAGatttaatgatgatttggaaAAGGACTATTGCTTCCAGATTAAGGTTGACAAAAGATATAGAGATTTgcttgaaattttcaaatccttGCCAATTGCATTAAGACCAAATGTATTCCATTACTCCAAACCAATTGGATTTCAGGTTTCAACCTGTCCTGGGTATTTGACGGAAGACGGTTCGTTGTTGTTCAGTTACGAAACAGGGATGGAAAAGTTCTTGAAGAAAGTGTCGTTTGACGATAAAATTGCTGACACCATTTGGCCAGGgcaattaattcttccaGTTTGGGAGTTCAACTCGTTTGCGTTTTACTCGTTCATTACGTTGTTGGTATGCTGGTTATACACCGATTTGCCGGACTTCATTTCCCCAACTCCTGGTATTTGCTTGACCAACCACATGACTCGTGGAGCTAGTTATTTAGCCACGTACTTTGGCCAACATAAATTGGCCCATGCTTTGATTGTTGATATCGAGGACCCGGTTGGAATTATAGGCCAGTgtttattttttgtttttcacCTCATCAAGGTGTTGGTTATCTTCTTGCTTTTCCACTTGGGTACGTTCAATCCAATTCGTATGAACAGATTTTCAGGCACAAAGGTCCCAACTGATATCTCCAGGGAACAATTGATCGAATTAGGCTGGACCGGTTCCAGAAGAGCCACTCCAGATGAGTACAAGGAATATTACAGAGACTACAAGATCAAGGAACACGGTGGCATGGTCCAAGCCCACCAAGCTGGTGTCTTCGATACCTTGAAGAACTTGGGGATCTACTTGGGAGAAGGCGAAGGTTTCAACACCCCAATGGACTCCAAGAGCACCATGGCCGACTTGTGCGACGAGGAAAACGACAAATTCACCTTATCGTACGACTACTTGGCCCAATTGGGCGCCTTTTTCGCCAGCTACATCGAAAAGGAAGGTGTCGACTTGGCTGACACCATCAAGCAGTTCAGAAGATTCGGTCTCTTGCACTGCACTGACTCTGTCAAAAAGGCAGTCCAGCAAAGAAAAATCTTCGGCGATTCCAAGATCAATAAATAG